The following coding sequences are from one Saccopteryx bilineata isolate mSacBil1 chromosome 3, mSacBil1_pri_phased_curated, whole genome shotgun sequence window:
- the PNMA8B gene encoding paraneoplastic antigen-like protein 8B, giving the protein MAVSLLQDWCRGLDVDVHRALLVTGIPEGLGQAAIEAALQPAFLPLGTFRLRNTRAMRAEKAKAALVEFVEDIDHSAIPREIPGKDGVWRVLCKDRAEDTRVLRQMKRLLLDERAPRDAPTPPPASEPEAPGPEPASGAAGRLPGAAGKARRGRRSRRSRARGNRLTQKGKKRGRGGRPFASARRGSADSSPDSLGIVIEELDEEELSGVDDQRALYTTLQAAAKELVKKWALQDDAEDAGGPREFLALVTVTDKAKKEEMDKETPGAESISLNIEDLSGVPDLVALLAVRDTSSEGPADSDASGSESPDNGDQEQEGDNPEFVAIVAYTDPSDPSAREEMLKIASVIESLGWSDKKDRKDALPEVLSVMSKDTSGTRVKVEEAGRQVDAMVLRKAKDDGNLLECISTLAEPDAFPTGRSAPRGLFGWGGAGEGEGGLLELVALLAAQDMAQVLKESKEEAWKGGRFRYSKGSLGEVLALLAAREKRESESESESESESESESESASDGGSEETSEDSESEESEPEDRASRKPRAKRARTASKVLGQAGAPSGPRKTRRGGRGRGRRGVTPEKKAKDEAAGDKKKKGRAGAGARAKASEARGQPPAGSKSARGKKARRGGRMPPKCR; this is encoded by the coding sequence ATGGCCGTGAGCCTTTTACAGGACTGGTGCCGGGGGCTGGACGTGGACGTGCACCGGGCCCTGCTGGTCACCGGCATCCCCGAGGGCCTGGGGCAGGCGGCCATCGAGGCGGCCTTGCAGCCGGCCTTCCTGCCCCTGGGCACGTTCCGGCTGCGAAACACGAGGGCCATGAGGGCCGAGAAGGCCAAGGCCGCCCTGGTGGAGTTCGTGGAGGATATCGATCACTCCGCCATCCCCAGGGAGATCCCCGGCAAGGACGGCGTCTGGAGGGTCCTGTGTAAGGACCGCGCGGAGGACACGCGGGTCCTGAGGCAGATGAAACGCCTGCTGCTGGATGAGAGGGCCCCCAGGGACGCGCCCACCCCCCCGCCCGCCTCTGAGCCCGAGGCCCCGGGGCCGGAGCCCGCGTCCGGGGCGGCTGGGCGCCTCCCCGGGGCCGCCGGGAAGGCCAGGAGGGGCCGCCGGAGTCGCAGGAGCAGAGCCAGGGGCAACAGGTTGACCCAGAAGGGCAAGAAGAGAGGCCGAGGAGGGAGGCCGTTCGCCTCTGCCCGGCGCGGGTCCGCGGACTCCTCCCCCGACAGCCTGGGCATCGTGATCGAGGAGCTGGACGAGGAGGAGCTGAGCGGCGTGGACGACCAGCGGGCGCTGTACACCACGCTGCAGGCCGCCGCCAAGGAGCTGGTGAAGAAGTGGGCGCTCCAGGACGACGCCGAGGACGCAGGCGGGCCCCGCGAGTTCCTGGCCCTGGTGACGGTGACGGACAAGGCCAAGAAGGAGGAGATGGACAAGGAAACCCCGGGGGCCGAGTCGATCAGCCTGAACATCGAAGACCTGAGCGGGGTCCCCGACTTAGTGGCCCTGCTTGCTGTGCGAGACACTTCCAGCGAGGGGCCCGCGGACAGCGACGCCTCCGGAAGCGAGTCGCCGGATAACGGGGACCAGGAACAGGAGGGGGACAACCCTGAGTTCGTGGCCATCGTGGCGTACACAGACCCCTCGGACCCCTCTGCCCGGGAGGAGATGTTGAAGATCGCTTCCGTCATCGAGTCGCTGGGCTGGAGCGACAAGAAAGACCGAAAAGACGCGCTTCCCGAGGTCCTGTCCGTCATGTCCAAGGACACCTCGGGAACCCGCGTGAAGGTGGAGGAGGCGGGCCGCCAGGTGGACGCCATGGTCCTGAGGAAAGCCAAGGACGACGGGAACCTCCTGGAGTGCATCTCCACCTTGGCCGAGCCCGACGCCTTCCCCACGGGGCGGAGCGCCCCCCGCGGCCTCTTCGGGTGGGGCggcgcgggggagggggagggcggcCTCCTGGAGCTCGTGGCGCTCCTGGCCGCCCAGGacatggcccaggtgctgaaggaaAGCAAGGAAGAAGCCTGGAAGGGCGGCAGGTTCAGATACTCCAAAGGCAGCCTGGGGGAGGTCCTGGCGCTCCTGGCGGCGCGTGAGAAGCGAGAGTCGGAGTCGGAGTCCGAGTCCGAGTCCGAGTCGGAGTCAGAGTCGGAGTCGGCTTCGGACGGAGGCTCGGAGGAGACGTCCGAGGACTCGGAGAGCGAGGAATCGGAGCCCGAGGACCGGGCTTCCAGGAAGCCCCGGGCCAAACGAGCCCGCACGGCCTCCAAGGTCCTGGGTCAGGCTGGCGCCCCGTCGGGGCCTCGCAAAACCCGACGTGGAGGCCGAGGCCGCGGCAGGCGGGGCGTCACCCCCGAGAAGAAAGCCAAGGACGAGGCAGCAGGCgacaagaagaagaaggggcGGGCGGGCGCAGGGGCCCGCGCCAAGGCCAGCGAGGCCAGGGGGCAGCCACCCGCCGGCTCCAAGTCGGCTCGCGGGAAGAAGGCTCGTCGGGGCGGAAGGATGCCCCCCAAGTGCCGCTAG